GAGAAagtgcccctctccccaccccccacgcccGTAACCACACACTTCCAAGTGACACGTTCTTCACTTCCTCTGCTGTCACTGTGCTGGTGATGATGCGGCAGTTCGTTGCTGCCCTTGACAACTAGTTCTCTAAGCAATGGCTTTCAAACTCTGACTGCTATCCCCACAATACCACACTGTGTGACTTGgtacatatttgcatatataaatataacctGAACAAAAATGGAACTATCCCTTGCAaatgtacttttaattttttaaaagttcatcatGACCCACTAATGTGTAATGAGCCCCAATTTAAAAGGACTCTTCATTTCCACTGGCCAGTTCCACAACTGTGGGACACATAATATGGGCTGGCTTTATAATTTACTTGAACCTGGTTCCTGGCTCTAGTTAATGCAAGATTGTCCCAGAAATTTCTCTCTAATTGCTTTGTTTTAAATATCCTAGCAGGTAAACTTTTCTGTGAACACTGCTGAAAACTTTAATATATACTGTTGGTAGGCTTTTTATGCTAAAGATGCTAaaactgtcttttcatttatgtggaaaaagataaatatcttgAAAACACAGTATGTACTTAGAAGTTTAaccatctatttttgttttgtttcagtcaAATACTGGAGATAATGTCAGCAGTAAGAGATGAAGATCCACTGGAACTAGCCAATACACTATATAACAACACtattaaagtattttttcctGATATGTAATTGATATGTATCTCCCATTTTCCCACCATGTATATAAAATTTCATGATTCAATAAAGGAATTCGCTGGAAGTTGTCTAAAGAGGTATCATATCACTGCATACCACCCATGAAGTCagatcagaattttttaaaatcacttaatgttttggtttaaaatagtgaaaaacccccaaagtatttcattttgtatttctttaaaagttcAAAAGGACAATGTTACGACAATGCTGCAAACAGAATGGCTAATAAATATACTGATTtttacatcaaaattaaaaccattAGCACATCCTGGTTTATACCAAAGTTAGTTGATATAAATAAGCCTACTTCTCAACTCTCACAGTCTCTGATCTGAATCATTACTTTCAAACTCAGCTCAACTACAATGCTAATCTCAAGTGTCAAAAAAGTCTCAGTCACTTTTGACAGCCTATTTTCCGCTTAATTGCAAAATACTCTACATACATATAGAATTTATCCTCTGGtcatgttttatttccttgatttAACATAGTTTCCcctaatttgcatttttattctctcacacccattttaaagaaaaactaggGTCCAGAGTTGGATACATCACAGACTTTCATTGAGGAATCTTTGGCACAGTTGACGCACCATATTATTACATCtattaaaaagttatttgttCAAATTTgtcataaaaatgtgaaaacattttattctatGTACAATAATGTACACAAATTTAAATAGGTCACCAAAGAGACCAGAAGTAATTAAAGAGGTATATTTACAGTAGCACATCACAGTAAACGGAAAACCATTCACAGATTCGATTCAACATTGATACTGTTTTTGTGCTTGGTTACACACTGAAGTGAAGCAGATTACTCCATTTTGcatgaactgaattttaaacaaATACCTCAATGATCAGTAAATGCTATTTTAATCAGTATCGTCATTAATCAGTTCTTCAGCTGCTGTGCCTGTGTGCTGAATcactccatttctttctctttgagtgTCATCATCACAATCTGTACTGTCATCTTCATTCAATTCCCTGTCAGAttcagcagcagcttctcttacAGCTTCCTCTGGATTTTCATTGGGTGCAATAAATCCATTGTTGTTAGATGTATTTGTGTTATCCTTGATATCATCTTCAATGTACACTTTCTGATGGCACATTGGACAAGTATCTTGAATGTACAGCCATTTCCGAAGGCAAAGTGCATGGAAATAATGATTACACGGTGTGATACGAGCAGATGTTGTAAACTCATGGTAGCAGATTGCACATACGTCATCTATTTCTTGTAGGCGGCTCCCCTTTATTTCAGGaagtgaattaattttttttacagcAGTTCTACGATTCATGAATGTCTTCCAGCCATTTTTCGCTTGTAAGTAGATGTTAAAATAGGCATGTAAGCACATCATACAAGCCCGGATTTTACTTCCTGACTCAAACATCATAGTATAAGCCCCATTTCCAAACATTACTACTCCAAATATAAATTCAATAATATTGCCTGTTGAACGGACATAGTAGACATAATCATCAAGCTTTTCCCAGAGGACATTATAGTAGCCATCAATCATGAATAACGTATAAACAGCGAGAGAAACTATTACTTTTAAGCAGAGTTCCACACAAAAGGCTGTAACTGCAAATAACCATGTATTTAGTGCATAGTGATGCCAAAGAACATAACTGAGTATGACAGGAAGAATAAACAGGCAAGCAGAAACAAAGAGCACAGGAAAATGTCTACGAAAAGATGACACATGAGAGGCACTGAGCGACATCAGTACGGGATCTGTCATTCCATGGATGAAATGCAGGACTGCTGTTAATAAAAGGCACATGTTTCTGCTTAAGCGGATAAGTCTCTCTTCTGGTCTTAGCCCACTTAAACCAGTCTGAAgagccaaaatgaaaaataaaacaggtgcTACAAAGCCCAGTCGCCGATCGTCTTCTTCAGTTGATCCAATGAAGGCCAATATTCCAAGACCCAAATAATGGGCTACTGAGGAAATTACAGCACTCATGCCCAGCACAGTGAGTGTAGAGTCACATCCACTAATTATAAGGTTGCAAATGAGGTCCCAAAAATCATcccaagagagaaagaaggaagccgTTTCATTGGCcattcttaaaatgtatattaatacTGTAGCCTGAGCTGTAATTCTTGTTAGCCAGAAGACTCGCAGGACATCTGGGAAACGAATCCTCTTCCATGTGTCCTCCATTAATAACTGTAATCCATAAATTCGATACATGTGCCTCACTAAAAGATAAACATATCTGGTGGAATAATAAAACCACTTAAGTTTCACTGCCAAGACAAGCACTGTATTTAATGTGAGAATCaaggaagaagtaaaaactaAAGTCTCTCGGATGTGTAACGGTAGTTCTGTGATTAAGCCTATTACAGGAACCAAGAGATCCAAAATAATTAACTGTGAATAGATGGAATGAATTTGGAGTAGTGTGATGTATCCAATTCCAAATGTTAGCTGTAGAACAATGAGTGCCATCCACAGCGAGGGCCCTTTTCGAGgaagcagctcaattccaaaagcTGATGTGTTGTAGGCACCATAGAAGTCAATGTGCAAAGCAGCATAATAATTTACCAACACTGAAGTCGCAGCTAATAGAAAGGCTGAGCTGTACATGTAAAACTTGAAAAGCGATCGCTGTGACAAGATCAGGACAATACTGGATACAaatatacctaaaaaaaaaaaagagaaagacgtCATTCGAATGGAACTTTGTTAAAGAATGTTTTTCCACTAAGTTATGATATTCTTCCTTTAATAAGTATGAACATTTTCAAACTGATGAACATTATGCCTCAAGACAATTTAGGCTTAAAGGCCAGTAAGTGTTATATAAAATCAGAGTTCAACAGGACAGATCAAACACATCCTTAAAATTTTAccctttattttctaattttcaaagtAATTCAAGTAGCATTATATCTCCAGAAACCAAATTACTAAAATATTTCCAAGAGATTATTGTGCTATACACAGTTTAACAAGCTTTAAACTTGAAAGAatgtataatttcaaaattattcaaaaaGTTTTCTTAGATACACctgtcatttaaaagtggacatttaatttccaaatacatgggattttgtttaaagtatctttaatattaatatttcatcttGATACCAaagcatttaaatgctttcttctctgaaatTACCCTCcatgttttttcctctttacctttattgaggctttcagtgGGTAGGTGGAAGGTCTGTCCtgataaatgtcacattgcacttgaaaatatgtggattattttaaaatatccctctatactgatttctaacataattccacagtgataagagaacagactctataTGATCTCAATATCTTtggaccatgaaatttttgcaccttgttttatgcccctggatatgttccagtgtctcctagtttacagtctatgggaacttaATAGAATTTTATCCTATTGTagtgtgaaaactgtataaatctgaattatgttgaattggttcacagtgcttttcaggtctattaTATCCTACTTCTCTGTATActaattctattaatttttgagagtttgatattgaaactccaactaaaaatcttaatttatctacttaaaaattaattgtaataTATAATTGAACTATATATAAccttgttttctattttcctaGTCTCTTGTatatgtgttatcatactttgataatgtaaaaaattttgaagaaaaccttaaaaaatagTTAAGATAACTTCATTACAAAAACACTAAACATAAGCAAAGTGGACAACATTTGTTCCTATTAAATCTGAGATTTTTCTTAAAGTGTTCTTTAGGATGCCAAGTTTAAGTTTTACATTTCTAGTTACCCCTATTTCCTCCTTTTACTCATACTGTGAACTCCTGCTGGCTCTTATTTTTCCTGCTGCTTGAATTTGGGAATTCTCCCTTGGATCCAAGTTCACTTTTTTTCTGTACATACTTTCCTACAGATACCAAACATGTCCTCCATGTTTCCTTTCTCCTTATGTTTGAATCTTTTtcttcaaatgtgtgtgtgtaccaagttgcttcagtcatgtccaactctttgtgaccccacagactgtagcccaccaggctcctctgtccctgggattctccaggccagaatactggagtgggttgccataccctcctccagcagatcttcctgatccagggatcaaacccttgcattggcaagtaggtttcttgtttcttgtttttttttttttttttaaccactagctccacctgggaagctctttctTCAAACAGTCATCCTTCTGATTCTTCAAACTAAAatagcattcagaaaaccaaaacgTATTTTAGTAAgttctccccctctcccacactATAAGCACCAATATACGGTCTTCATATGCATCCAGCACCTTCTTTCTTGGTGCTCTGACAAATTTTTAAGTGAGATCACAATAAACATTATTATCCAAGGTTTCAATTATGGAAACCACATCCAAATATTCATCTATTTCTACTTCTGCACTGAACTACAACACTCAGAATTTCTAAAACCTACAGCTAAACTGACCTCAAACAGCTCTTCTTTCGATTTCCAATTTCAGTCAGAGATTaccattattattcttttaactgTACCTCTAGACCCCcatccagagaaggcgatggcactccactccagtattcttgcctggaaaatcccatggatggaggagcctggtaggctgcagtccatggggtcgcgaacagttggatacgactgagcgacttcatgttcacttttcacttccatgcactggagaaggaaatcgcaacccactccagtgttcttgcctggagaatcccagggataggggagcctggtgggctgccacctatggggtcacaaagagtcggacacgactgaagcgacttagcagctgaccCCCATTCTCAAACTCTGACAGTCAGTGACAAATTCTACTAATACCTATACCTATACCTTCCCTTTCCTCAGTGACAGCCATCTATTAGTCTATCTCAAA
This sequence is a window from Ovis canadensis isolate MfBH-ARS-UI-01 breed Bighorn chromosome 9, ARS-UI_OviCan_v2, whole genome shotgun sequence. Protein-coding genes within it:
- the RNF139 gene encoding E3 ubiquitin-protein ligase RNF139: MAAVGPPQQQVRMAHQQVWAALEVALRVPCLYIIDAIFNTYYDSCQSRFCIGLQIFLRLLGIFVSSIVLILSQRSLFKFYMYSSAFLLAATSVLVNYYAALHIDFYGAYNTSAFGIELLPRKGPSLWMALIVLQLTFGIGYITLLQIHSIYSQLIILDLLVPVIGLITELPLHIRETLVFTSSLILTLNTVLVLAVKLKWFYYSTRYVYLLVRHMYRIYGLQLLMEDTWKRIRFPDVLRVFWLTRITAQATVLIYILRMANETASFFLSWDDFWDLICNLIISGCDSTLTVLGMSAVISSVAHYLGLGILAFIGSTEEDDRRLGFVAPVLFFILALQTGLSGLRPEERLIRLSRNMCLLLTAVLHFIHGMTDPVLMSLSASHVSSFRRHFPVLFVSACLFILPVILSYVLWHHYALNTWLFAVTAFCVELCLKVIVSLAVYTLFMIDGYYNVLWEKLDDYVYYVRSTGNIIEFIFGVVMFGNGAYTMMFESGSKIRACMMCLHAYFNIYLQAKNGWKTFMNRRTAVKKINSLPEIKGSRLQEIDDVCAICYHEFTTSARITPCNHYFHALCLRKWLYIQDTCPMCHQKVYIEDDIKDNTNTSNNNGFIAPNENPEEAVREAAAESDRELNEDDSTDCDDDTQRERNGVIQHTGTAAEELINDDTD